A genomic region of Stenotrophomonas sp. NA06056 contains the following coding sequences:
- a CDS encoding transglycosylase SLT domain-containing protein, with translation MPVPVLISRTWPLLALAGLVSLAPEAHAQRVSARDKVKVDALQQRMTAAEKRYSDAVLLVANADPKGRNEADAALEDMEDVISECVKQKGCQMSNMLATYKRLLKHDADAAADDDVADEAGDRLEADPDHVGPLAADVPEAARAAALLNDKRHAFDNMVEYNPAVQAGIRRWLTDMRPALMTTYENYQNLRAVMWPEWEKRGLPEALLFGIMAKESNGRVHASSRAGAAGLMQFMPATGRRFGLGPDGTGFDTRFDARSAAEASATYLNERMRELNNNVELSLAGYNGGEGRAARVYKQYPGQSFWVDSVYNQFPGETKDYVPMVIAASWIFLHPQQYGVEFPKINAQPATIRLARSTTIYELTICLGSHGTRDGYMRALRNLNPRYEADGWIPAGTLINATNRIAGLYARNCVSGPRADLARTLITADLNAAIVRPSAASYTGSVAVGGVVPVVDPNAASSVPTTPAAPVAAPRPAPAPRAKPARSYKVGKGETLGRIAAKFQCDVPVLARANGLKAPGYSLRHGQVLKLQGCDK, from the coding sequence ATGCCCGTTCCTGTCCTGATTTCCCGCACCTGGCCGCTGCTGGCCCTGGCCGGCCTGGTTTCCCTGGCACCGGAGGCCCACGCACAGCGGGTTTCGGCCCGGGACAAGGTGAAGGTGGATGCACTGCAGCAGCGCATGACGGCTGCCGAGAAGCGCTACAGCGATGCCGTGCTGCTGGTGGCCAACGCCGATCCGAAGGGTCGCAACGAGGCCGATGCCGCGCTGGAGGACATGGAAGATGTCATCAGCGAGTGCGTGAAGCAGAAGGGCTGCCAGATGAGCAACATGCTGGCGACCTACAAGCGGTTGCTCAAGCATGACGCCGATGCCGCCGCCGATGATGACGTGGCCGATGAGGCTGGCGACCGCCTGGAGGCCGATCCGGACCATGTCGGCCCGCTGGCTGCCGACGTACCCGAAGCGGCCCGCGCAGCGGCGCTGTTGAACGACAAGCGCCATGCCTTCGACAACATGGTCGAGTACAACCCGGCCGTGCAGGCCGGCATCCGCCGCTGGCTGACCGACATGCGCCCGGCGCTGATGACCACCTACGAGAACTACCAGAACCTGCGCGCAGTGATGTGGCCGGAATGGGAAAAGCGCGGCCTGCCCGAGGCGCTGCTGTTCGGCATCATGGCCAAGGAGTCCAACGGCCGCGTGCATGCGTCCTCACGCGCCGGCGCCGCGGGCCTGATGCAGTTCATGCCGGCCACTGGCCGCCGCTTCGGCCTGGGCCCGGACGGTACCGGTTTCGATACCCGCTTCGATGCGCGCAGCGCCGCCGAAGCCAGCGCGACGTACCTCAACGAGCGCATGCGCGAGCTCAACAACAACGTCGAACTGTCGTTGGCCGGCTACAACGGTGGCGAGGGCCGCGCGGCGCGGGTCTACAAGCAGTACCCGGGCCAGAGCTTCTGGGTGGACAGCGTCTACAACCAGTTCCCGGGCGAGACCAAGGACTACGTGCCGATGGTGATCGCCGCGTCCTGGATCTTCCTGCACCCGCAGCAGTACGGCGTGGAGTTCCCGAAGATCAACGCACAGCCGGCCACCATCCGCTTGGCCCGCTCGACCACGATCTACGAGCTGACCATCTGCCTGGGCAGCCATGGCACCCGCGATGGCTACATGCGCGCACTGCGCAACCTCAATCCGCGCTATGAGGCCGATGGCTGGATTCCGGCCGGCACCCTCATCAACGCCACCAACCGCATTGCCGGCCTGTACGCGCGCAACTGCGTCAGCGGCCCGCGTGCGGATCTGGCTCGCACCCTGATCACCGCCGACCTCAATGCGGCGATCGTGCGCCCCAGCGCTGCCAGCTACACCGGCAGCGTGGCCGTGGGCGGGGTGGTGCCGGTGGTCGATCCCAATGCCGCCAGCAGCGTGCCGACCACGCCTGCCGCGCCCGTGGCTGCGCCGCGCCCCGCGCCGGCACCGCGCGCCAAGCCGGCCCGCAGCTACAAGGTCGGCAAGGGTGAGACCCTGGGCCGGATCGCCGCGAAGTTCCAGTGCGATGTGCCGGTGCTGGCCCGCGCCAATGGCCTCAAGGCCCCCGGCTACAGCCTGCGCCACGGCCAGGTGCTGAAGCTGCAGGGCTGCGACAAGTAA
- the asd gene encoding archaetidylserine decarboxylase (Phosphatidylserine decarboxylase is synthesized as a single chain precursor. Generation of the pyruvoyl active site from a Ser is coupled to cleavage of a Gly-Ser bond between the larger (beta) and smaller (alpha chains). It is an integral membrane protein.), whose protein sequence is MSLTTALTYVLPHRLLSSMARSLAYSDNPRVSRWLIDTVTRKFNVNLDEAANPDPRSYPTFNQFFTRALKPGARVADADPRSLVMPADGRISQLGKIDAGRIFQAKGQSFTAAELLGSAEDAKPFNEGLYATVYLSPRDYHRVHMPWTGTLRETVHVPGRLFSVGPAAVNNVPGLFARNERLVCHFDTSFGPMVSVMVGALLVSGVETVWSGEEIPHYGDRITRKDYRGRGITLQRFEEMARFNYGSTVIVLLPPGVAEFAPHLDAEHPVQLGQALAKLR, encoded by the coding sequence ATGAGTCTGACCACCGCCCTGACGTACGTCCTGCCCCACCGCCTGCTGTCCTCGATGGCGCGTTCGCTGGCGTACTCGGACAACCCGCGCGTATCGCGCTGGCTGATCGACACGGTCACCCGCAAGTTCAACGTCAACCTGGATGAAGCGGCCAATCCGGACCCGCGCAGCTACCCGACCTTCAACCAGTTCTTCACCCGTGCGCTGAAGCCGGGTGCGCGCGTGGCCGATGCCGATCCACGCAGCCTGGTGATGCCGGCCGACGGCCGCATCAGCCAGCTCGGAAAGATCGACGCCGGGCGTATTTTCCAGGCCAAGGGCCAGTCCTTCACGGCCGCCGAACTGCTGGGCAGCGCAGAGGACGCCAAGCCGTTCAACGAGGGCCTGTACGCCACGGTGTACCTGTCGCCGCGCGACTATCACCGCGTGCACATGCCGTGGACCGGCACCCTGCGCGAAACCGTACACGTGCCCGGCCGTCTGTTCAGCGTCGGCCCCGCCGCGGTGAACAACGTGCCCGGTCTGTTCGCACGCAACGAACGCCTGGTCTGCCACTTCGACACCAGCTTCGGCCCGATGGTCAGCGTGATGGTCGGTGCGCTGCTGGTGTCGGGCGTGGAAACAGTATGGAGCGGCGAAGAGATTCCGCACTACGGCGACCGCATCACCCGCAAGGATTACCGCGGCCGCGGCATCACGCTGCAGCGCTTCGAAGAGATGGCGCGCTTCAATTACGGCTCGACCGTGATCGTGCTGCTGCCGCCAGGCGTGGCCGAATTCGCCCCCCACCTGGATGCAGAGCATCCGGTGCAGCTGGGCCAGGCACTGGCGAAGCTGCGCTGA
- the aroC gene encoding chorismate synthase → MSSNSFGKLFTVTTFGESHGPAIGCVIDGCPPGLALDAAEFSHDLQRRATGKSRHTSARREADEVEILSGVYEGLTTGTPIALLIRNTDQRSKDYSNIGQQFRPGHADYSYWHKYGIRDPRGGGRSSARETTMRVAAGVVAKKWLAERFGITVRGYLSQLGEITPAGFDWSVVEDNPFFWPHAAQVPELEAYMDALRKSGDSVGACVDVVADNVPPGWGEPIYGKLDGELAAALMSINAVKGVEIGDGFASAMQKGTEHRDLLTPQGFASNHAGGVLGGISTGQPVVASMVLKPTSSLRLPGESLDTAGNVVEVVTTGRHDPCVGIRATPIAEAMMALVLMDQALRHRAQCGDVGTITPRIPGQLDG, encoded by the coding sequence GTGAGCTCCAATTCGTTCGGCAAGCTGTTCACCGTCACCACGTTCGGCGAATCGCACGGGCCGGCCATCGGCTGCGTGATCGATGGCTGCCCGCCGGGGCTGGCGCTGGACGCGGCCGAATTCAGCCACGACCTGCAGCGTCGCGCTACCGGCAAGAGCCGGCATACCTCGGCGCGGCGCGAGGCCGACGAGGTCGAGATCCTGTCCGGGGTGTACGAAGGGCTGACCACCGGCACCCCGATCGCGCTGCTGATCCGCAATACCGACCAGCGCAGCAAGGACTACAGCAATATCGGCCAGCAGTTCCGTCCGGGGCATGCTGATTACAGCTACTGGCACAAGTACGGCATCCGCGACCCGCGTGGCGGCGGCCGTTCCTCGGCGCGCGAGACCACCATGCGCGTGGCCGCAGGCGTAGTCGCCAAGAAGTGGCTGGCCGAACGCTTCGGCATCACCGTGCGCGGTTACCTGTCGCAGCTGGGCGAGATCACCCCGGCCGGTTTCGACTGGTCGGTGGTCGAGGACAACCCGTTCTTCTGGCCGCACGCCGCACAGGTGCCCGAGCTGGAGGCGTACATGGATGCGCTGCGCAAGTCCGGTGATTCGGTCGGCGCCTGCGTGGACGTGGTCGCCGACAATGTGCCGCCGGGCTGGGGCGAGCCGATCTACGGCAAGCTCGATGGCGAGCTGGCCGCCGCACTGATGAGCATCAACGCGGTGAAGGGTGTGGAGATCGGCGACGGTTTCGCCAGCGCCATGCAGAAGGGCACGGAACACCGTGACCTGTTGACCCCGCAGGGCTTTGCCAGCAACCATGCCGGCGGCGTTCTCGGTGGCATCTCCACCGGCCAGCCGGTGGTCGCGTCGATGGTGCTCAAGCCGACCTCCAGCCTGCGCCTGCCCGGTGAGTCGCTGGATACGGCTGGCAATGTGGTCGAGGTGGTCACTACTGGCCGCCATGATCCCTGCGTCGGCATCCGCGCCACGCCCATTGCCGAGGCGATGATGGCCCTGGTGCTGATGGACCAGGCATTGCGCCACCGTGCGCAGTGCGGTGACGTCGGCACCATCACTCCGCGCATTCCCGGCCAGCTTGATGGCTGA
- the greB gene encoding transcription elongation factor GreB, translating into MSRWRPPAEKSTALITAAGHARLKAELDDLWRVRRPEVVKALAAAAAEGDRSENAEYTYRKKQLGEIDRRVRYLTKRLESLRVVDTTPTDPQAVFFGAWVELENVDSGQTSRYRIVGPDETDAGLGWISIDSPLARALLKKRLDDEFSVELPSGHHTFAVIGVEYEAAAKG; encoded by the coding sequence ATGTCGCGTTGGCGTCCCCCTGCAGAAAAGAGCACCGCGCTGATCACCGCCGCCGGCCATGCACGCTTGAAGGCCGAGCTGGATGACCTGTGGCGTGTGCGCCGACCCGAAGTGGTGAAAGCGCTGGCCGCCGCAGCAGCAGAGGGGGATCGCTCGGAAAATGCCGAATACACCTACCGCAAGAAGCAGCTGGGCGAGATTGATCGACGCGTGCGCTACCTGACCAAACGCCTGGAATCACTGCGCGTGGTCGACACCACGCCGACCGATCCGCAGGCGGTGTTCTTCGGTGCGTGGGTGGAGCTGGAGAACGTGGACAGCGGGCAGACCAGCCGCTATCGCATCGTCGGGCCGGATGAGACCGATGCCGGACTGGGCTGGATCAGCATCGACTCGCCGTTGGCGCGGGCCCTGTTGAAGAAGCGCCTGGATGATGAGTTTTCGGTGGAACTGCCTAGCGGTCACCACACCTTTGCGGTGATCGGTGTCGAGTACGAGGCTGCGGCCAAGGGCTGA
- a CDS encoding aspartate-semialdehyde dehydrogenase — protein MSNAQRSFHVAIVGATGAVGETMLAILAERNFPVGTLSLLASERSAGGEVEFEGQKVKIQDLATFDPSGVEIALFSAGGSVSKEYAPKFAAAGAVVIDNSSAFRYDDDVPLVVSEVNPDQIGNRPRGIIANPNCSTMQMLVALAPLHRKYGIERINVSTYQSVSGGGRSALEELGKQTGQLLSFQEIDPQRFPVQIAFNLIPHIDDFQDNGFTKEEMKLVWETRKILGDESILVNPTAVRVPVFYGHSESVAIETRDKVTVAEARALLEQSPGIEVVDRHEAGGYPTPVTHASGTDAVYVGRIREDLSHPRGLNLWIVSDNVRKGAALNAVQLAELVAAEKR, from the coding sequence ATGAGCAATGCACAACGCAGCTTCCACGTCGCCATCGTCGGCGCCACCGGTGCGGTCGGCGAGACCATGCTGGCCATCCTGGCCGAGCGCAACTTCCCGGTCGGTACCCTGAGCCTGCTCGCTTCCGAGCGCTCGGCCGGCGGCGAAGTCGAGTTCGAAGGCCAGAAGGTGAAGATCCAGGACCTGGCTACCTTCGACCCCAGCGGCGTGGAGATCGCCCTGTTCTCGGCCGGTGGCAGCGTGTCCAAGGAATACGCGCCGAAGTTCGCCGCCGCTGGTGCGGTGGTGATCGACAACTCCTCGGCCTTCCGTTACGACGATGACGTGCCGCTGGTGGTGTCGGAGGTCAACCCGGACCAGATCGGCAACCGTCCGCGCGGCATCATCGCCAACCCGAACTGCTCGACCATGCAGATGCTGGTGGCGCTGGCACCACTGCACCGCAAGTACGGCATCGAGCGCATCAACGTGTCCACCTACCAGTCGGTGTCCGGCGGTGGCCGTTCGGCGCTGGAAGAGCTGGGCAAGCAGACCGGCCAGCTGTTGAGCTTCCAGGAAATCGATCCGCAGCGCTTCCCGGTGCAGATCGCCTTCAACCTGATCCCGCACATCGACGATTTCCAGGACAACGGCTTCACCAAGGAAGAAATGAAGCTGGTCTGGGAAACCCGCAAGATCCTCGGCGACGAGAGCATCCTGGTGAACCCGACCGCGGTGCGCGTGCCGGTGTTCTATGGCCACTCCGAATCGGTGGCGATCGAAACCCGCGACAAGGTGACCGTGGCCGAAGCGCGCGCGCTGTTGGAGCAGTCGCCGGGCATCGAGGTGGTGGATCGTCACGAGGCCGGTGGTTATCCGACGCCGGTCACCCATGCCTCGGGCACCGATGCGGTGTACGTCGGTCGCATCCGCGAGGACCTGTCGCATCCGCGCGGCCTGAACCTGTGGATCGTGTCGGACAACGTGCGCAAGGGCGCTGCCCTCAACGCGGTGCAGCTGGCCGAGCTGGTCGCCGCCGAGAAGCGCTGA
- a CDS encoding ribonuclease E inhibitor RraB, with protein MDLEDTRNLFTNLRENTDWDLDAPLLWGYFFVHSTAEPLQALGTHLQAQGYVLVELFEQEPEDGDAAFHVLHVERVEVHDETSLDKRNQELSALATQMGVEDYDGMDVGPAPTLQ; from the coding sequence ATGGACCTCGAAGACACCCGCAACCTGTTCACCAACCTCCGTGAGAACACCGACTGGGACCTGGACGCTCCGCTGCTGTGGGGGTACTTCTTCGTGCACTCCACCGCCGAGCCGCTGCAGGCACTGGGCACCCACCTGCAGGCGCAGGGGTATGTGCTGGTGGAACTGTTCGAGCAGGAGCCGGAGGACGGTGACGCTGCATTCCACGTGCTGCACGTGGAGCGCGTGGAAGTCCACGACGAAACCTCGCTGGACAAGCGCAACCAGGAACTGAGCGCGCTGGCCACGCAGATGGGCGTCGAAGACTACGACGGCATGGACGTCGGCCCGGCGCCGACCCTGCAGTAA
- a CDS encoding helicase HerA-like domain-containing protein: MDPILLGKGITDDVAVTLLPKLGNRHGLVAGATGTGKTVTLMTLAEGFSRIGVPVFLADVKGDVSGLAVPGTGAENLLKRAAEIGVSDYAPAASPTVFWDLYGKLGHPVRTTVSEMGPTLLARILELNDTQAGVLDIVFKLADDRGLLLLDTDDLRALLGLVAEERKDISTEYGLVSAQSVAAIQRALLRLAQDGGEHFFGEPALELADVMRVNHDGRGVIGILAADQLVLKPKLYSTFLLWLLSELFEQLPEVGDLDKPKLVFIFDEAHLLFDDAPPALVQRIEQVVRLIRSKGVGVYFCSQFPDDVPANILGQLGNRVQHALRAFTPRDQKAVKTAAETFVPNPKLDVVKVLSQLGTGEALVSTLQDKGVPMPVQQTMIAPPRCRMGPVTETERTQVRAGSPVGTRYDTAINRESAAELLAQRAQKAVEKTDAPAARSREQDEAQEGGFGQSIKDAIFGTKRRQGMIETMAKQTTRTVGTKLGNQIVRGILGGIFGGKR; this comes from the coding sequence ATGGATCCGATTCTGCTCGGCAAAGGCATCACCGACGATGTGGCTGTCACCCTGCTGCCGAAACTCGGCAACCGCCATGGGCTGGTGGCCGGCGCTACCGGCACCGGCAAGACCGTGACCCTGATGACCCTGGCCGAGGGATTCTCGCGGATCGGGGTGCCGGTATTCCTGGCCGATGTGAAGGGCGATGTGTCCGGCCTGGCCGTGCCGGGTACCGGCGCTGAGAACCTGCTCAAGCGCGCGGCCGAGATCGGCGTGAGCGACTACGCCCCCGCGGCCAGCCCCACCGTGTTCTGGGATCTTTACGGCAAGCTGGGCCATCCGGTGCGCACCACCGTGAGCGAGATGGGTCCGACCCTGCTGGCACGCATCCTGGAATTGAACGACACCCAGGCCGGCGTGCTCGACATCGTGTTCAAGCTGGCCGATGACCGCGGCCTGCTGCTGCTGGACACGGACGACCTGCGCGCCCTCCTCGGCCTGGTGGCCGAGGAGCGCAAGGACATTTCCACCGAGTACGGTCTGGTCAGCGCGCAATCGGTGGCCGCCATCCAGCGCGCCCTGCTGCGCCTGGCGCAGGACGGCGGCGAGCATTTCTTCGGCGAACCGGCGCTGGAACTGGCCGACGTCATGCGGGTCAACCATGATGGCCGCGGTGTCATCGGCATCCTGGCCGCCGACCAGCTGGTGCTCAAGCCCAAGCTGTACTCCACCTTCCTGCTGTGGCTGTTGTCGGAACTGTTCGAGCAGCTGCCGGAAGTGGGCGACCTCGACAAGCCGAAGCTGGTCTTCATCTTCGACGAAGCGCACCTGCTGTTCGACGATGCGCCCCCCGCACTGGTACAGCGCATCGAACAGGTGGTGCGACTGATCCGCTCCAAGGGCGTGGGCGTGTACTTCTGCTCGCAGTTCCCCGACGACGTGCCGGCCAACATCCTCGGCCAGCTCGGCAACCGCGTGCAGCACGCGTTGCGCGCTTTCACCCCGCGCGACCAGAAGGCGGTGAAGACCGCCGCCGAGACCTTCGTGCCGAACCCCAAGCTGGATGTGGTGAAGGTGCTCAGTCAGCTCGGCACCGGCGAAGCGCTGGTGTCCACGCTGCAGGACAAGGGCGTGCCGATGCCGGTGCAGCAGACGATGATCGCCCCGCCGCGCTGCCGCATGGGACCGGTCACCGAGACCGAACGTACGCAGGTGCGTGCAGGCAGCCCGGTCGGCACGCGCTACGACACCGCCATCAACCGCGAATCGGCCGCCGAACTGCTGGCGCAGCGCGCGCAGAAGGCCGTCGAGAAAACCGATGCGCCGGCTGCGCGCAGCCGTGAACAGGACGAGGCGCAGGAAGGTGGCTTCGGGCAGTCGATCAAGGACGCTATTTTCGGCACCAAGCGCCGCCAGGGCATGATCGAGACGATGGCCAAGCAGACCACGCGTACGGTCGGTACCAAGCTGGGCAACCAGATCGTGCGCGGCATCCTGGGTGGCATCTTCGGCGGCAAGCGCTGA
- a CDS encoding SCO family protein — translation MFNRNVGIILLIALAAGLGLLAAQQVFAPKPPAGQPATEAITLYPQPRALPDYNLAQSDGTRLIPGELKGHWTLVFLGFTFCPDVCPTTLAELAGAQNQWEALPDGLRPRVLFVSVDPERDTATRLGEYAHGFHKDTLAATADVPSLERFATSLGFVFQKVPGKHFDENPEDYTLEHSASLAVLDPQGRLAGLVRPPFNAPAIARDLQKLTEKSAP, via the coding sequence ATGTTCAATCGCAACGTCGGCATCATCCTGCTGATCGCTCTGGCAGCGGGCCTTGGCCTGCTCGCCGCCCAGCAGGTGTTCGCGCCGAAGCCGCCGGCCGGGCAGCCGGCCACCGAAGCGATCACCCTGTACCCGCAGCCGCGTGCCCTGCCCGACTACAACCTGGCCCAGTCCGACGGCACGCGCCTGATTCCCGGCGAACTGAAGGGCCACTGGACACTGGTGTTCCTCGGCTTCACCTTCTGCCCGGACGTGTGCCCGACCACCCTGGCCGAGCTGGCCGGTGCGCAGAACCAGTGGGAGGCCCTGCCCGACGGCCTGCGCCCGCGCGTGCTGTTCGTCTCGGTCGACCCCGAGCGCGACACCGCAACCCGTCTCGGCGAGTACGCCCACGGCTTCCACAAGGACACCCTGGCGGCGACCGCCGACGTCCCCTCGCTGGAGCGCTTTGCCACCTCGCTGGGCTTCGTGTTCCAGAAGGTGCCGGGCAAGCACTTCGACGAGAACCCCGAGGATTACACCCTGGAGCACTCCGCCAGCCTGGCCGTGCTCGATCCGCAGGGCCGGCTTGCCGGCCTGGTGCGCCCCCCGTTCAATGCGCCGGCAATCGCCCGCGACCTGCAGAAGCTGACCGAGAAATCCGCCCCATGA
- the prmB gene encoding 50S ribosomal protein L3 N(5)-glutamine methyltransferase: MTAETAAELHTIIDLIRYGTSRFNAAGLTFGHSYDNALDEATQLVLHGLHLPHDLGPAYGQARLLREEKLAVLELFQRRIDERIPAAYLTGEAWFAGLSFKSDTRALVPRSPIAELIECGFEPWLAGRDVNRALDLCTGSGCIAIAMGHYYPNWEVDGVDLSDEALSLAEENKERLQAHNVTLLKSDLFNGLTGRHYDLIVTNPPYVTNDETDALPQEYSYEPEMGLRAGDDGLDLVLKILRDAPLHLSEDGLLICEVGESEQHLIKLLPEVDFAWVEFKVGQMGIFAVECRELIAHSARITELAAQRP; the protein is encoded by the coding sequence ATGACCGCTGAAACGGCCGCCGAACTCCACACGATCATCGATCTGATCCGCTACGGCACCAGCCGTTTCAATGCTGCGGGCCTGACCTTCGGGCACAGCTACGACAATGCCTTGGACGAGGCCACCCAGCTGGTGCTGCACGGCCTGCACCTGCCGCACGACCTCGGCCCGGCCTATGGCCAGGCGCGCCTGCTGCGGGAAGAGAAGCTGGCGGTACTGGAGCTGTTCCAGCGCCGCATCGACGAGCGCATCCCGGCCGCCTACCTGACCGGTGAAGCCTGGTTCGCCGGCCTCAGCTTCAAGAGCGACACGCGTGCCCTCGTGCCGCGTTCGCCGATCGCCGAACTGATTGAATGCGGCTTCGAGCCGTGGCTGGCTGGTCGCGATGTCAACCGCGCGCTGGACCTGTGCACCGGTTCGGGCTGCATCGCCATCGCCATGGGCCACTACTACCCGAACTGGGAAGTGGACGGCGTGGACCTCAGCGATGAGGCGTTGTCGCTGGCCGAAGAGAACAAGGAGCGCCTGCAGGCGCACAACGTGACCCTGCTGAAGTCGGACCTGTTCAACGGCCTGACCGGCCGCCATTACGACCTGATCGTCACCAACCCGCCGTACGTCACCAACGACGAGACCGATGCCCTGCCGCAGGAATACTCCTACGAGCCGGAGATGGGCCTGCGTGCTGGCGACGATGGCCTGGACCTGGTGCTGAAGATCCTGCGCGACGCCCCGCTGCACCTCAGCGAGGACGGCCTGCTGATCTGCGAAGTGGGCGAATCCGAACAGCACCTGATCAAGCTGCTGCCGGAAGTCGATTTCGCCTGGGTCGAGTTCAAGGTCGGCCAGATGGGCATCTTTGCGGTCGAGTGCCGCGAGCTGATCGCCCACAGCGCCCGCATCACTGAACTGGCGGCACAGCGCCCGTGA
- a CDS encoding D-glycerate dehydrogenase: MADTRPTVWVSQPLIDAAIAPLRDRVQLRTTDTVTAWSPQQIAAQLAVVDGAIITLNERIGAAQVSDAAQLQVIANVGVGYNNLDVDALSTAGILASNTPDVLTETTADLGFALLMATARRITESERWLREGHWGQWSFQTMLGADIHGSTLGILGMGRIGQGIARRGAHGFGMKVLYHNRSRLPAETEAALGATYVDLDTLLAQSDHLVTVLPYTPASHHIIDAAALAKMKPSATLVNIARGGIVDELALADALACGRLAAAGLDVYEGEPNVRAELLALRNVVLTPHIGSASLATRTAMVQMAVDNLLAGLGLDGSPSRMPSAINADAALAARATSGKKIGKR, translated from the coding sequence ATGGCTGATACGCGGCCGACGGTATGGGTGAGCCAGCCGCTGATCGATGCGGCCATCGCGCCGCTGCGTGATCGTGTGCAGCTGCGCACCACCGATACCGTCACCGCGTGGTCGCCACAGCAGATCGCCGCACAGCTGGCGGTCGTTGACGGTGCGATCATCACCCTCAACGAGCGCATCGGCGCGGCGCAGGTTTCCGATGCGGCGCAGCTGCAGGTGATCGCCAACGTCGGCGTCGGCTACAACAATCTGGATGTCGATGCGCTCAGCACCGCCGGCATCCTCGCCAGCAACACCCCGGACGTCCTCACCGAAACCACCGCCGATCTCGGCTTCGCCCTGCTGATGGCCACCGCGCGCCGGATCACTGAATCCGAGCGCTGGCTGCGCGAAGGTCACTGGGGACAGTGGTCGTTCCAGACCATGCTCGGTGCTGACATCCATGGCAGTACGCTGGGCATCCTCGGCATGGGTCGCATCGGCCAGGGCATCGCCCGTCGCGGTGCGCACGGTTTCGGCATGAAGGTGCTGTACCACAACCGATCGCGCTTGCCGGCCGAAACCGAGGCCGCGCTCGGCGCCACCTACGTGGACCTGGACACGCTGCTGGCGCAGTCCGACCATCTGGTCACCGTGTTGCCGTACACCCCGGCCTCGCACCACATCATCGATGCGGCCGCGCTGGCGAAGATGAAGCCCTCGGCCACGCTGGTGAACATCGCCCGCGGCGGCATCGTCGACGAACTGGCTTTGGCCGATGCACTGGCCTGCGGTCGTCTGGCGGCGGCCGGCCTGGATGTCTACGAAGGCGAACCGAACGTGCGCGCGGAACTGCTGGCGCTGCGCAACGTGGTGCTGACCCCGCATATCGGCAGCGCTTCGCTGGCCACGCGCACGGCCATGGTGCAGATGGCCGTGGACAACCTGCTTGCCGGTCTTGGCCTGGACGGCAGCCCGTCGCGCATGCCGAGCGCGATCAACGCCGACGCGGCGCTTGCCGCGCGCGCGACCTCGGGCAAAAAAATCGGCAAACGATAG